CCAGCATCCCAGGCATCATAAGACAATAAAAATGTACTTCTCAAAGGACCGTTATCAAACACTTTCCATTGGTGATAATTTGCCGAATAACGGATACTGTCTTTTACATAAGGCGCCATATTTCCTGCGCCCAATGTTGGTCCAACATGATAATAATCCATTCCGTCACCGGCATCGATATGATAATTCCCTCGTTTGTAACGATCGTTTAGTATCATTTTATTCGTTCTTTTAACCCAAACATCAAAACCCGAAGCATCTTCGCTGGTTTTTTCTATAGCTTTTCCATAAGCGCGAAAAGCTATTTGGTCGTTTTCCCAGGCAAAATCATCTTTGCGTTCCGGTACATAACGTGCGTAAGTTTTAACCGCAAAAGTTTCCGGTTTTCCTTTTTGAATTATAAGCTTAACAGATGTTTTTGGTTTAAGACTAATCTGAACCAGTAAATTTTGAATAGAAGAATGTCCACGATGTTCTAATTGAAAAGGAACTTGCTTTTTTGTAGTTTGATTAATTACAACAAAATTTGCAGTATCTATTTGCGGATAACGTGCCAAAACAGTTTGCCAGTTTATAGAAGCTACAGTTTCTTTTCGTTCTAATACCGAATTATTCTGAATTGTTATTGTCGCTTTTGTTTGTGCCAAAAGGCTCAATGGTAATACAAAAGCAAAACCAATAAGGTGTTTTATCATTTTCATAATCTGTTATTTTAAATCATTAATTGCGCAGTGATCCATATCTCCATAATCTAAATTTTCTCCCGCCATTCCCCAAATAAAAGTATAATTTGAAGTTCCCGCGCCGGAATGAATCGACCAGTTTGGCGAGATCACCGCTTGTTCATTTTGCATCCAGAGATGTCTTGTTTCTTGCGGTTGTCCCATAAAATGACAAACACTTTGATTTTTTGGTACTTCAAAATAAAAATACGCTTCCATACGTCTGTCGTGCGTGTGTGCCGGCATCGTATTCCAGACACTTCCTGATTTTAGTTCTGTCATTCCCATTTGAACCTGACAAGTTTGCACTACACTATTTACAATCAATTTGTTGATAATGCGATGATTTGCCGTTTCCATAGCGCCCAATTCTACAATTTCGGCGTCAGCTTTTGTTATTTTTTTAGAAGGATAAGCATGATGTGCAGGAGCAGAGTTCAGATAGAATTTGGCTGGAAAATTTGAATCTGCTGATGCAAAAAAAACTTCTTTGGTTCCTTTACCAAGATATAAAGCTTCTTTAAAGTCAATTTCAAATTGTTCTCCGTCAGCAGTGATAATTCCTTTTCCGCCTACGTTTATTATTCCTAATTCTCTTCTTTCCAGAAAATATTCCGCTTTTAAATCAGCAGGATTTGGCAAAATAACTTTTTCATTTATTGGCATTGCGCCGCCTACAATATATCTGTCAAAATGCGATAAGGTTAATTTTACCTGATCTTCGACAAAAACGGTTTCGATTAAAAAATTTTCGCGTAATTCTTCAGTATTCATTTGTTTTGCCTCTTTTGGACTGACAGCAAAACGGCTTTCAAAATTGGAATTCATAATTATTTGGTTTATTGTAATTTCAGTTTGTAAACTGTATTTAGAAGTTAATTTTCAGTATTCAATTTGGCGAGATATTCGCTTGGCATACAGCCATAATGTTGTTTAAAAGCGGTCGAAAAATACGATGGCGAATTAAAACCACACATATAGGTAATTTGTGCAATCGTGTAGCGCTTGCTTTGCATTAGTTCAACGGCTTTTTTAAATCGGATTCTTTTGATAAAATCCATTGCAGATTCACCCGTAATAGCTTTTAGTTTCAGATACAAATTTGATCTGCTCATTCCTATTTCTTTACTAAACTGATCGACTGAAAATTCAGAGTCTGCCAAATGATCTTCGACAATCTGAATCGCTTGTTTTAGAAATTCTTCGTCAAGCGTATTAAAAGCAATATTCTCAGGAACCATTTCTTTTCCAACAGAATAATATTCTTTTAGTCGTTTACGGGAACGCAACAGATTCGTAATTTTTGCTGCCAGTAAAGGTGTCGAAAAAGGCTTCGTGATATAATCATCGGCGCCCATTTCGAGCCCTTTTAATTGTTGGCTGGTTTCATTTCTTGCCGTTAAAAGCATTAATGGAATATGCGATGTATTGATGTTTTGTTTTACTTTTTTACAAAAGTGTAAACCATCCAGTTCCGGCATCATAACGTCACTTATAATAAGATCAAATTGCTGAATTTCTAAAAGTTCCAAAGCCATTTGACCGTCAAAAGCTATCGTAACATCGTATATTTTGCTGAAATAATCCTGCAAATAATCCAAAATCTCTTTGTTATCGTCTACAATTAAAAGCTTGATTGGCTGATCTCTTTCTATTACTTCATTTTCTTCCGGCAATAAAGAATCGTCTGTTTCGAGTTCATTATCAGATATAATCGACAAATCATAAGCAGATTCTTCAACATGCTGATCATTTTTATAAACCACATCTAAAACCGGAATTGTTACTGTAAAAATACTTCCTTCCTGCGTGGTACTTTCGGCAGTAATTTCGCCATGATGCAATTCGACCAAACGTTTTGTAAAGGCCAATCCAACACCGGAACCCAAATTCATCTCGCGATTATTTACCTGATAGAAACGGTCGAAAACCTTAGACAAATCGTCTTCGCTAATTCCGACCCCCGTGTCAGCGACCTTTATTTGTACCGTATCATTTTTCTTAATTAATTCTACATGAATTGTCTGACCGGTTTTGGTGTATTTAAAAGCATTCGATAAAAGATTAAATAAAATCTTTTCCATTGCATCTTTATCAAAATAAAA
This genomic window from Flavobacterium sp. 9 contains:
- a CDS encoding DUF4861 family protein; protein product: MKMIKHLIGFAFVLPLSLLAQTKATITIQNNSVLERKETVASINWQTVLARYPQIDTANFVVINQTTKKQVPFQLEHRGHSSIQNLLVQISLKPKTSVKLIIQKGKPETFAVKTYARYVPERKDDFAWENDQIAFRAYGKAIEKTSEDASGFDVWVKRTNKMILNDRYKRGNYHIDAGDGMDYYHVGPTLGAGNMAPYVKDSIRYSANYHQWKVFDNGPLRSTFLLSYDAWDAGGIKVKATKLISIDAGSQLNRVENTYTFDGNKTMDVVVGLSKREKAGVISLNEQQGILGYWEPTFGEDGTTGVGSIVTTPVKNMFVTNTQILAKTTVTNNEPIIYYTGAAWNKAGKITDAKQWFNYLDNFYLQLKNPLITKVE
- the kduI gene encoding 5-dehydro-4-deoxy-D-glucuronate isomerase — protein: MNSNFESRFAVSPKEAKQMNTEELRENFLIETVFVEDQVKLTLSHFDRYIVGGAMPINEKVILPNPADLKAEYFLERRELGIINVGGKGIITADGEQFEIDFKEALYLGKGTKEVFFASADSNFPAKFYLNSAPAHHAYPSKKITKADAEIVELGAMETANHRIINKLIVNSVVQTCQVQMGMTELKSGSVWNTMPAHTHDRRMEAYFYFEVPKNQSVCHFMGQPQETRHLWMQNEQAVISPNWSIHSGAGTSNYTFIWGMAGENLDYGDMDHCAINDLK